Part of the Clostridium sporogenes genome, TATAAGACCACAATTCCTAGAAATGTAAGATTGGCAGAAGCTCCTAGTTTTGGGTTGCCTATAATATTATATGATTCAAAATGTAAGGGGGCAGAAGCATACAATAATTTAAGTAAGGAATTTATAGAAAAACAATAAAAGGAGGATATAAGGTTGAATAAAAAATCAGCATTAGGAAAGGGATTAGGTGCATTAATTCCTGAAAAATCCCAAGAAAATAAAGATAGTATAAATACTATATCTATAAATTTAATAAAGCCTAATAATGAACAACCGAGAAAAAACTTTGATGAAGAAAAAATAGGATATTTAGCACAATCCATAAAAGAGCACGGCATTATTCAACCTTTAGTTTTAAAAAAAGAAGGTAACTTATACACTATAGTAGCAGGAGAAAGAAGATGGAGAGCTGCTAAGTTAGTGGGTATAAAAAAAATACCTGCTGTGGTTATGGATTTAGATGATAGAAGTGTACTAGAAATATCTTTAATAGAAAATATACAAAGACAAGATTTAAATTGTATAGAAGAAGCCCAAGCTTATAAAAATCTAATTCAGGAATTTAAAATAACTCAAGATATTTTAAGTATAAGAATAGGTAAATCTAGAGCAGCTATTGCTAATTGTATGAGATTATTAGCATTAGATAAAAGGGTTCAACAATATTTAATTGATGGCGTTATAACAGAAGGGCATGGAAGAGCATTATTAGCTTTAAAGGAGAATGAATTACAATATAAATTATCACAAACAATAATTGATGAAAATTTAAGTGTTAGGGAAACAGAACGAATAATAAAGAATATATATAAAGAAAAAAAGAATAACAATAATATAAAAGATAATGAGATCTCACCTTATTATAAAGATATAAAGAGTAAACTAGAAAGCTTATTTGATACAAAAGTTAATTTACAAAATAATAAAAACAAAGGCAAAATAGAAATAGAATATTATTCAGAAGATGATTTACAAAGAATATTAGATATACTAAAATTATAAAATGTTTCACGTGAAACATTGACGGAGGAGATAAGCTATGACAAATGTAATAGAATTTATAAATGTAAATTCTGCTTTTATAATTATGGGATTAACAGCAATAATGATTTTATTATTTATAATTCTTATAATTACTATGATTTCTTTAAAAAAACTAAAGGAAAAATATAAAAAATTTATGAGGGGTAGCAATAATAAAAATGTTGAAGAATTAATAAATGATTATTTAGATAAGGTAGATAAAGCAAAAGAAGAAACTGAATATGTAAAAGAAATATATAGTACTATAGATAAGAGAGTTAAAGCATGTATACAAAAGGTGGCTATAGTTAGATATAGAGCCTTTGATGATGTAGGAAGTGATTTAAGTTATTCAATAGCATTTTTAGATAATGATAATAGTGGAGTTATACTAACAAGCATATTTGGACGAAATGAAAGTACTACTTATGCTAAGCCTATAGATAAAGGTATATCAAGATATGACTTATCAGATGAAGAAAAACAAGTATTAGAAAATTGTATAAATAATGTTACTGAAAATTAGAATAAAACCTCCCTTTATGAAAAATAATATTTCATAGAGGGAGGTTTTTATAATGAATATTTTTGTATCAGATACATTACAAAATTTAAAGAATGACCTAGAAGAGAGAGGCTATAGTACTTATAATAATAATAACTATGATGTAATTATATGTGATTTAAAAGGGGATATGTTAATAGATAAATATTTAAATAATAATAAAAGAAATACAGATATATTAATTATAGATAGTGCTGGTAAAACTATAGAGGAAATAGAAAATATATTAAACATTAGAATAAATGATTGTATAATTTAAATTAAATATTTTCTATATTAAAGCTATTTTTTTTGCTCCCTAAAGTTTTTATAATAGAATGATATATACCTTTTGAAATGTAATTAGCTAAATTCATAACAGTGTATAGTCTAGTGTTTTGTAATACCATAAATTCCATAGCTCCAGAAATATTTACTACTCCGTTAATACTTAGATCTCCAATAGCAGGCAGGTCTTTATTAACTGCTGATCCAGGATAAAGGGGTTTGCTATCTACTATTATTTTACCTATATTTTGTATACTTCCTAAACAGGCATCTATAGCTATTATGTACGGATTTTTGTACTTAGAATTTATAATAGAAATAGTTTCCTTTAAATTTTTAGCATGTACTGGATTTTCTAAATTACCGAATAAACTAACTCTACCTCTAATTAAAAATTTAAGTTTTTCTCCAACTAGAGGGCCTAAAGAGTCTCCAGTAGATCTATCAGTTCCAATGCATACTATAACTATTTCTCTATTTGCTTTAAATGCGTAGTATAATTCAGTACATAAAATATCTCTTAAAGTAGAAATATTATCGGGTATAGAAGTATCTATAATAGTTTTACTTATCATAAAAAAACCTCCTGTTAGGGATTATATCCACTAAAGGAGGTTTTATACATTTTGTTATTATAATAATTCAACTTTTCGCAATATATTATAAAATATTACGAAGAATAAACAAAAGAACATACCAGATATGCCATTTGCTTTTAAACCTATAAATATTGCGGCTAAAACAGAAACAGGATGTAGGCCTAATGAAGAAGATAAAAGTTTTGGTTCTAAAATCTGTCTTATTGTGGATACAGCCACATAGGATATTAATAAACCAATTCCAACAACGTAATTGTTATAAACTAGGATGTATATTAGAGCTAATGGTACATAAATAGTTCCTATACCTAGTATTGGTAGAAAATCTGCTATAGCTGCTATAATACTAAACATAATTGAATATTTAATATTAAAAATAAAGAAAACTATTAAAGTTTCAAAAAATGTTATTCCAATCAGTGTTAAGTAGGATAAAATATAGCCACTTAGCATTTTTTTACTTTCTAGATATATCTGAGAAAACTTAGATGAATGTTCATTAAATATAATTTTAGAAATTTTATTATTATGTTTAGTAATATCTTTAGTAAAAAAATAAGTTGATAATAAAGTAAATAATATCAGCATTAATATATAAGGGATTGAAGTTAATAATCCAATAGAAGAAGAAACTATTTTACTTGTAATAAATACAATTATGTTAGAAATTTTTGAAAATGAATCCCCAATAGTTTTTTCTATTGAATCAATTATAGATGGTGGTAAATTCAAATAATACCTATATATATTATCAACATAATTACTTATTTGTTTTTCATGAGAATATAAATAAGTTTGAGTATTTTTACCAAAGTCTATAACTTCATGAACTAATGAATTTATTCCCCAGAATAATAAAGTTATTATTATAGAAAAAAATATTAATGTAACTATAAAAGAAGCTAACGAATTTTTAATTTTTAGTCTTTTCATTAAATAATTAGCAGGTTTTTTTAAGGCTAATGCAAATAAAAAAGCTAAAACAAAAGGTAGAGTATAGGGCAAGGTTTTAAAAAATATTAAAAAAGAAATAGTATATATTATAAAAAACAATATTAGGTTATCTAATTTTTCTATAAATTTATTCATTTTATTTTACAAATCACATCCTACTAAGTATACTATTTAAAGCGTATAGAGCGTAATTAATATCTTTAATATCATTAAATGCACCAAAGCTGAATCTTAGTGTACCTTGAGGGAATGAGCCTATAGTTTTATGGGCTAAAGGTGCACAATGAAGACCTGTTCTTACCATTATGCCAAACTCGCTATCTAATAAAAATCCTAGTTCAGAATTATCAATTTTTGATGAATTAATAGATATTGTTGCAGTTCTTAAAGAGGCATCTAAAGGACCATAAACTTTAATAGAGTCTATATTTAATAAGCCATTTATAAATTCTCTAGAGAGATATTCTTCTCTTTCTTTTATAATATTTAACCCCTCTTCATTTATGTATTGAATACCAGCTAAAAGTCCAGCAATTCCAGGAGTATTCATAGTACCACTTTCAAATTTATCAGGAAGAAAATCTGGTTGCAATGTACTTTCAGATAAACTACCAGTACCACCTTCTATAAAGTTAGTAGCAATATTATTTAATTTATCATCAATTATGAAGCCGCCTATGCCTTGAGGGCCAAGTAAAGCTTTATGTCCCGTAAAAGCTAATGCGTTACAGTTTAAATTTTGAAAATCTAGAGGTAGAACACCAGCAGTTTGAGCAGAATCTATGATAAAATAAATTCCTTTTTCTTTACATATCTTACCTATAGTTTCTAAAGGTTGTATTGTTCCAACAATGTTTGATGCATGAGATAGTACAACTAATTTTGTATTATCTTTTATTGCATTTTTAAAATCTTCAATATTTATTAAACCTTCTTCTGAACAATTTAATATATCTAGTTTAATTTTATTTGATTTTTCTAATGAAACTAAAGGTCTAATTACAGAGTTATGATCCATTGAAGAAGTTATTACATGCCAACCATCCTTTACAATGGATTTTATTAATATATTTAATGATGCTGTAATATTAGATGTAAATACTACATTTTCTATTTTATTAAAATTAAATAGATTTATTAAAGACTGTCTACATTTGTAAACTATTCTATCCCCTGTAAGAGCATTTTCATATCCACCTCTACCAGGACTGGCACCAACATTTTTCATATAGTTTAATATAGAAGAATAAACTTTCTCTGGTTTTGGATAAGTAGTAGCGGCATTATCTAAATAAATTTTCATTTAAAAACCTCCTATTGAATAATATATCCAAATAAATATTAAATATTTGTTAATAATATTTAAAATTACATTAATTATGAAAATATTTATATATAATTATAAACTAAAGTTATATAATTGTATATGTTGCAATAAAGTTTTATAATTATATTGTAAAATGAATAAGAATAAATGGATAGGTGATAAATTTATGAAAAATTATGTAATAACATTTGAAAATACTCACACAGCAATGGATGGGGAAAGTGTTTTAAAGGAAAAGGAGATAAAACTTATTATAATTCCTACACCAACATATATAACTAAAAGTTGCGGTATAAGCATAAAAATCGATGAACAAGATTATAAGAATGTAAAAAAAATAATAGAAAGCAAAGAAATAAATATTAAAAATGTATATTTAAAGGAGGGTAAAGACTACCAGTTAGTCATATAATATTTTATGAAATCATCATTTAACTTTGATTTTGATTTATCAAAAGGCGGAATAAAAATAGGAAACTTACCTATAGAGGCAAATTCTATATATAATTTTATATCAGTAGTTATTAAAATAGCAATTATATGTGCAATAATGTACTTATCTATAAAGATAGGTAATAAAATAATAAATAGATTTGTTAAAAAACAAAGAAATTTAAAATTTTCATTAGATGATAAAAAAGCTACAACTGTAGGAACTATATTAAATAGTATATTAAGATATACAGTTTATTTTGTAGGTATCTTCGCTATAATAGAAATTTTATTTGGAAGAATAGGTTCCATATTTGCAGGACTTGGTGGTGCAGCTATAGGTTTAGGAGCCAAAGATCTTATAAAGGATGTAATAAGTGGATTTTTTATATTATTTGAAGATCAATTTTCAGTAGGCGATTATATAACTGTAGAAGATAAATCTGGGATAGTTGATACCATAGAACTTAGAGTAACTAAATTAAAAGATTTTAATGGAGATCTTCATATAATACCTAATGGTTTAATAAATAAAGTAACTAATCATGCTAAAAATAATATAAGATTTAAGATAGAAATTAATGTAGCTTATGAAGTAGATATAGAAGAAGCAATAAATACAATTAATAAGGTATGTTTAGAGTATGCAAAAGAAAGAAAAGACATAGTAGTAGAACAACCAGCAGTATATGGAATAACTTCATTGGGCAACAATGGAATAAGTATAGTTGTATATGGAAGAACAACTCCAATGAATCAATGGACTGCAGAAATTGAATTGAGAAAAAGAATATTAATAGAATTAAAAAACGAAAATATAGAAATACCTTATAATAAATTTCAAATTATAAAATAGAAGGAGAGATTAATTATGACTAAGACCTTTGATTTAGGAGACATAGTGGAAATGAAGAAATCTCATCCTTGCGGTAGTAATAGGTGGGAAATAATAAGAATGGGTGCAGATATAAAAATAAAATGTTTAGGCTGTAGTAGAATAATAATGATACCAAGAAGCACCTTCGAAAAAAGATTAAAGAATGTATTAGAACATAAACAAAAAGATTAATTTAATATTAGTTTTTTTAATTAGCTATTGATAGAGTAATATCAATAGTTTTTTTTATGTATAAATAGGAATCTATAATTTTTATTTATATATATTTTTTTGTCTATAAATATTATAAATAACTGTAGAAAAATATATATGTTATTATAAAAATGGTGCTAAGAATAAATTAATTAGGAAATATTATTATTTTGGTTTTAGATATTCTATTTATAATTATATTATGATGGAGTAAGTCTTTAATAAAAATGTAAATATAAAAGCTCCAAGAATAATTATCCTTGGGGCTTTTATAAAATTAAAATTAGGAGCAGTGATATTATGAATCAGTTGCCTAAAAATATAGATAAATTTGGTGAAGCGAGGAGAAAAGGGTTTGTAAAAATAAAAGAATTAAAGGATAGTGGATATAAAATCGCAGGTGAATTTTGTGCATATACTCCTTGGGAAATAATAGCAGCATCAGGCGCTATATCTGTAGGACTTTGTGGAACTAGTGAAGAACCTATAGAAGATGCAGAAAAACATTTACCAAGAAACTTATGTCCACTTATAAAATCTTCTTATGGTTTTGCATTAACGGAGAAATGTCCTTATATGTATTTTTCTGATGTTGTTATAGGCGAAACTACCTGTGATGGAAAGAAAAAAATGTATGAGATACTAAGTAAAATGAAAAGAGTACATATAATGCAGTTACCGCAAACACAAAATACAGAAGATGCATTTAAACTATGGAGAAATGAAGTTATAAAATTAAAAAAATTTTTAGAAAAAGAATTTAATGTAGAAATAACTGAAGAAAAAATAAAAGAAATGATAAAAATCAAAAATAAAGAAAGACAATCTCTAAGAAATTTTTATGAATTAGGTAGGTTAAATCCTCCACCTTTAACAGGTATGGAAATTTTAAAAGTATTAAGAGGAGCAGGATTTACTTGGGATAAAGAAGATCAAGTAAGAAGTATAGACAATATTGTAGAGGAAGTAAAAAAGCAATATGAAATGGGAAAAACTAATGTTCCTAAAGATTCAAAAAGGATATTAGTAACAGGATGCCCATTAGGAGAAGCTACAGATAAAATAATAAATACTATAGAAGAAAATGGAGGCGTAGTGGTAGCCTATGAAAATTGTGGTGGAGCTAAAAATTTAAATTATTTAGTGGACGAAAGTAAAGAACCTATAGATGCTTTAACTGAAAAATATTTAAATATAGCTTGTTCTTGTATGAGTCCTAATAAGAAAAGAATAGATTTAATATCAGAAATTATAAATGATTATAAGATAGATGGAGTAGTAGATGTTATATTACAAGCATGCCATACTTATAATATAGAAACTACTACAATAAAAGAATTTGTTACTAAGGAAAAAAACATACCTTATATTAGTATAGAAACAGATTACTCACAAAAAGATATAGGACAGTTAAAAACTAGATTAGCCGCTTTTATAGAAATATAGAAATATTATAAAGTTAAAAATAAAAAATCAATTAGGGGGAATTTATAATGAATAATCTACCAGCAAAATTTGATGAGTTTAGTGAAGCAAGAAGAAATGGATTTATAACTGTAAAAAATCTAAAGGATGAAGGGAAAAAAGTTGTAGGTGTATTTTGTACATATACTCCATGGGAAATAATATCTGCATCAGGAGCAACTGTGGTGGCTTTATGTGGTAAAAATGATGAAGCTATACCAGATGCTGAAAAGGTATTACCAAGAAATTTATGTCCTCTTATAAAGGCTTCTTATGGGTTTGCTATAACTGAAAAATGTCCATATACTTATTTTTCAGATTTAATAGTGGGGGAAACCACTTGTGATGGAAAGAAAAAAATGTATGAATATTTAAATGATATAAGACCAGTTCATGTTATGCAATTGCCTCAAATAAGCACAGGAGAAGATGCTTATAATCTATGGAGAAATGAGATAGTAAGATTAAAAGAAAGATTAGAAAAAGAGTTTAATGTAAAAATAACTGAAGAGAATATAAGAGAAATGATAAAACTTAGAAATAAAGAAAGACAAGCTCTTAGAGAATTTTATGAATTAGGAAAAATGTGTCCACCACCAGTAACAGGACTTGAAATAATGAAGGTTTTAAATGGAGCTAGTTTTAAATGGGATAAAGAAGAAGAAATAGAA contains:
- a CDS encoding ParB/RepB/Spo0J family partition protein yields the protein MNKKSALGKGLGALIPEKSQENKDSINTISINLIKPNNEQPRKNFDEEKIGYLAQSIKEHGIIQPLVLKKEGNLYTIVAGERRWRAAKLVGIKKIPAVVMDLDDRSVLEISLIENIQRQDLNCIEEAQAYKNLIQEFKITQDILSIRIGKSRAAIANCMRLLALDKRVQQYLIDGVITEGHGRALLALKENELQYKLSQTIIDENLSVRETERIIKNIYKEKKNNNNIKDNEISPYYKDIKSKLESLFDTKVNLQNNKNKGKIEIEYYSEDDLQRILDILKL
- a CDS encoding DUF4446 family protein — its product is MTNVIEFINVNSAFIIMGLTAIMILLFIILIITMISLKKLKEKYKKFMRGSNNKNVEELINDYLDKVDKAKEETEYVKEIYSTIDKRVKACIQKVAIVRYRAFDDVGSDLSYSIAFLDNDNSGVILTSIFGRNESTTYAKPIDKGISRYDLSDEEKQVLENCINNVTEN
- a CDS encoding YkuS family protein → MNIFVSDTLQNLKNDLEERGYSTYNNNNYDVIICDLKGDMLIDKYLNNNKRNTDILIIDSAGKTIEEIENILNIRINDCII
- the yyaC gene encoding spore protease YyaC, yielding MISKTIIDTSIPDNISTLRDILCTELYYAFKANREIVIVCIGTDRSTGDSLGPLVGEKLKFLIRGRVSLFGNLENPVHAKNLKETISIINSKYKNPYIIAIDACLGSIQNIGKIIVDSKPLYPGSAVNKDLPAIGDLSINGVVNISGAMEFMVLQNTRLYTVMNLANYISKGIYHSIIKTLGSKKNSFNIENI
- the ytvI gene encoding sporulation integral membrane protein YtvI, yielding MNKFIEKLDNLILFFIIYTISFLIFFKTLPYTLPFVLAFLFALALKKPANYLMKRLKIKNSLASFIVTLIFFSIIITLLFWGINSLVHEVIDFGKNTQTYLYSHEKQISNYVDNIYRYYLNLPPSIIDSIEKTIGDSFSKISNIIVFITSKIVSSSIGLLTSIPYILMLILFTLLSTYFFTKDITKHNNKISKIIFNEHSSKFSQIYLESKKMLSGYILSYLTLIGITFFETLIVFFIFNIKYSIMFSIIAAIADFLPILGIGTIYVPLALIYILVYNNYVVGIGLLISYVAVSTIRQILEPKLLSSSLGLHPVSVLAAIFIGLKANGISGMFFCLFFVIFYNILRKVELL
- a CDS encoding aminotransferase class V-fold PLP-dependent enzyme, yielding MKIYLDNAATTYPKPEKVYSSILNYMKNVGASPGRGGYENALTGDRIVYKCRQSLINLFNFNKIENVVFTSNITASLNILIKSIVKDGWHVITSSMDHNSVIRPLVSLEKSNKIKLDILNCSEEGLINIEDFKNAIKDNTKLVVLSHASNIVGTIQPLETIGKICKEKGIYFIIDSAQTAGVLPLDFQNLNCNALAFTGHKALLGPQGIGGFIIDDKLNNIATNFIEGGTGSLSESTLQPDFLPDKFESGTMNTPGIAGLLAGIQYINEEGLNIIKEREEYLSREFINGLLNIDSIKVYGPLDASLRTATISINSSKIDNSELGFLLDSEFGIMVRTGLHCAPLAHKTIGSFPQGTLRFSFGAFNDIKDINYALYALNSILSRM
- a CDS encoding DUF3343 domain-containing protein translates to MKNYVITFENTHTAMDGESVLKEKEIKLIIIPTPTYITKSCGISIKIDEQDYKNVKKIIESKEINIKNVYLKEGKDYQLVI
- a CDS encoding mechanosensitive ion channel family protein, whose translation is MKSSFNFDFDLSKGGIKIGNLPIEANSIYNFISVVIKIAIICAIMYLSIKIGNKIINRFVKKQRNLKFSLDDKKATTVGTILNSILRYTVYFVGIFAIIEILFGRIGSIFAGLGGAAIGLGAKDLIKDVISGFFILFEDQFSVGDYITVEDKSGIVDTIELRVTKLKDFNGDLHIIPNGLINKVTNHAKNNIRFKIEINVAYEVDIEEAINTINKVCLEYAKERKDIVVEQPAVYGITSLGNNGISIVVYGRTTPMNQWTAEIELRKRILIELKNENIEIPYNKFQIIK
- a CDS encoding DUF951 domain-containing protein, with the protein product MTKTFDLGDIVEMKKSHPCGSNRWEIIRMGADIKIKCLGCSRIIMIPRSTFEKRLKNVLEHKQKD
- a CDS encoding double-cubane-cluster-containing anaerobic reductase, with protein sequence MNQLPKNIDKFGEARRKGFVKIKELKDSGYKIAGEFCAYTPWEIIAASGAISVGLCGTSEEPIEDAEKHLPRNLCPLIKSSYGFALTEKCPYMYFSDVVIGETTCDGKKKMYEILSKMKRVHIMQLPQTQNTEDAFKLWRNEVIKLKKFLEKEFNVEITEEKIKEMIKIKNKERQSLRNFYELGRLNPPPLTGMEILKVLRGAGFTWDKEDQVRSIDNIVEEVKKQYEMGKTNVPKDSKRILVTGCPLGEATDKIINTIEENGGVVVAYENCGGAKNLNYLVDESKEPIDALTEKYLNIACSCMSPNKKRIDLISEIINDYKIDGVVDVILQACHTYNIETTTIKEFVTKEKNIPYISIETDYSQKDIGQLKTRLAAFIEI
- a CDS encoding double-cubane-cluster-containing anaerobic reductase, with the protein product MNNLPAKFDEFSEARRNGFITVKNLKDEGKKVVGVFCTYTPWEIISASGATVVALCGKNDEAIPDAEKVLPRNLCPLIKASYGFAITEKCPYTYFSDLIVGETTCDGKKKMYEYLNDIRPVHVMQLPQISTGEDAYNLWRNEIVRLKERLEKEFNVKITEENIREMIKLRNKERQALREFYELGKMCPPPVTGLEIMKVLNGASFKWDKEEEIESLKSMIKDAKDKYEKGERKVCKDAKRILITGCPMGEGTEKIIRLIEENGGNVVVFENCSGVKEIEKLVDEEKDPIDAITEKYLAIGCSCMSPNNNRLNLLSELIDDYKVDGVVDVILQACHTYNVETQSVKEFVNNEKNVPYMSIETDYSQTDIGQLKTRIAAFIEML